One genomic region from bacterium BMS3Abin11 encodes:
- the oprF gene encoding outer membrane porin F precursor, translated as MKQFGIFISVIFMSIFINVARAESDSNVYAGFGISSLALDSERVIGVPTRSPGHTPKIGSLFLGYQFNNRWSLDLTLGTDFSNNVNTDQVSVNGYRFFGEKNWKPYISAGASSFSINDATVDQTEQIQVGFGVSGALSNNLELRVGYQHFYELGDTSYNDDGVTVALNWHFRKPRTATAAKATPQPESIPKKKEVTDTFELLVQFDFDKADIKSTYKPQFDMIARTLKESPDKSMTVEGHTDSIGTEVYNQGLSERRAEAVGKKFIQDYGIASGRISIKGYGESRPVADNNTAEGRAKNRRALAVILKPGKSTE; from the coding sequence ATGAAACAATTTGGTATTTTTATATCTGTCATATTCATGAGTATTTTTATCAATGTAGCCCGCGCCGAAAGCGACAGCAATGTCTATGCTGGTTTTGGTATTAGCTCATTAGCGCTGGATAGTGAGCGCGTCATCGGTGTTCCAACCAGATCCCCCGGCCACACCCCCAAAATCGGTAGCTTATTCCTGGGCTACCAGTTTAATAATCGTTGGTCTTTAGACCTTACGCTTGGCACCGATTTTTCCAATAATGTCAATACTGACCAGGTTTCAGTTAATGGCTACAGATTTTTTGGTGAAAAAAACTGGAAACCATATATATCGGCAGGAGCGAGCAGCTTTAGTATCAACGATGCAACAGTAGATCAAACTGAACAGATTCAGGTCGGGTTTGGAGTGTCCGGGGCATTGTCAAATAACCTGGAGCTAAGGGTAGGATATCAACATTTCTATGAATTAGGCGATACTTCATATAATGATGATGGCGTCACTGTTGCTTTAAACTGGCATTTCAGGAAACCACGGACAGCGACAGCCGCCAAGGCAACGCCTCAACCAGAATCGATACCAAAAAAGAAAGAGGTGACCGATACCTTTGAGTTGCTGGTGCAGTTTGACTTTGATAAAGCGGATATAAAATCTACCTACAAACCCCAGTTTGACATGATTGCCAGGACGCTTAAAGAAAGCCCCGATAAAAGTATGACGGTAGAAGGCCATACCGACTCTATCGGAACTGAAGTGTACAATCAGGGCTTGTCAGAACGCCGTGCTGAAGCAGTAGGAAAGAAGTTTATTCAGGATTATGGTATTGCTTCAGGTCGCATAAGCATCAAAGGCTATGGAGAATCCCGCCCGGTTGCGGACAACAATACTGCTGAAGGTCGAGCAAAAAATCGACGCGCCCTCGCAGTGATCTTAAAGCCCGGCAAATCGACCGAGTAG
- the glnE gene encoding glutamate-ammonia-ligase adenylyltransferase, with protein MNQDSINHFNKQLLQLPGELQQEVAIIFDEIVDQLPDASANTIDWLGALPAVLCSSPFVVSLIRRDPAYLTELIDSGSLFMPLDTDKLLSTIKTSLAATEDELEMMRCLRYARNQAMLHIAFRDLAGWTALNDVMSSLTNSATALLSAALARTYDLTAARYGTPIGSESGEAQQLIILGMGKLGGGELNFSSDVDLIFCFPEKGQSSAKRPLSNQEFFTRQAKLFIKLLTTQTADGFVYRVDTRLRPNGDSGPLCLSFNAMDNYYQLHGRDWERYAYIKARVVAGDREKGLQLLDSLRPFIYRKYLDFSAIESIRDMKEMIERELQRKKMMHRNIKLGLGGIREVEFIAQAHQLIRGGRDPHLQQQSLLPVLGHLHASALISTEEFNTLTNGYAFLRRCENRLQMYTDQQTHNLPKKSPQRLILAFTMGYTDWSTFHRHLQNHMQAIHKIFHALFISTADPEASPPTRSLAHLWGNELNEETACQILIDNHYKKPDALFSRLRAFRCSSLYSSLSTSARRRLDRLLPVLLYEVGHVATDSDETIFRCFDLLTSIVRRPVYLSLLLDNEAVRHQLIRLTAASPYASVLIQRYPVLLDDLLTGYSLGDFTCVALSADLRKRLEATAQGDLELQMGLLREFNHSKLLAVALLDISARLTASETGRALSAIAEACTRESLRLSIRGIIANHGTLENGNPAKVPFCIIAYGKLGSRELGFGSDLDLVFVSANIADSVKTSGPRKVFAAQFFARIGQRLVHIMSILTPAGRMYKIDMRLRPSGNSGPLVTSIGRLQHYQREDAWTWEHQALVRARVIAGDPALAETFNTLRKEILCRWRDEEKLRTDIVSMREKMRQAKNTLDSNKFDLKQGHGGIVDIEFMVQYMVLRWAREYPQLVMHTETMVLLDVLKNLELLAPETHRVLTGAFSSWLEKSYQLKLNEQQAMIPAVAANTLSRQVTEIWNTLLSGKQ; from the coding sequence ATGAATCAGGATTCAATCAATCACTTCAATAAACAGCTCCTTCAGCTACCCGGCGAGCTTCAGCAAGAAGTCGCTATCATCTTTGATGAAATCGTCGATCAATTACCTGACGCATCAGCTAACACCATAGACTGGCTCGGTGCCTTACCAGCGGTACTCTGCAGTAGCCCGTTTGTTGTCAGCCTTATCCGCAGAGACCCGGCATATTTAACTGAACTGATAGATAGCGGCAGCCTGTTTATGCCACTGGATACAGACAAGCTGTTGTCTACCATCAAGACCTCTCTTGCAGCCACCGAGGATGAGCTGGAAATGATGCGCTGCCTGCGCTACGCACGCAATCAGGCAATGCTGCATATTGCCTTTCGCGACCTTGCCGGCTGGACTGCACTCAACGATGTGATGTCCAGCCTGACGAACTCTGCAACAGCCCTCCTTTCAGCAGCACTAGCACGGACATACGATCTGACTGCAGCTCGGTATGGTACACCCATCGGCTCTGAATCCGGCGAAGCTCAACAGCTGATTATTCTCGGCATGGGCAAACTGGGTGGCGGTGAGCTTAATTTTTCTTCCGATGTCGATCTGATTTTCTGTTTCCCGGAAAAAGGCCAGAGTTCTGCCAAAAGGCCGCTTTCAAACCAGGAGTTTTTTACCCGGCAGGCAAAGTTATTCATAAAGCTGCTGACAACACAGACTGCCGATGGTTTTGTCTATCGTGTCGACACACGTTTACGGCCTAACGGTGACAGCGGCCCCTTATGTCTGTCATTTAATGCCATGGATAATTACTACCAATTGCACGGCAGAGACTGGGAGCGATATGCCTATATCAAGGCCAGAGTGGTTGCCGGTGACCGGGAAAAAGGTCTGCAGCTTTTAGACAGCCTTCGCCCCTTCATCTACCGCAAGTATCTGGACTTTTCTGCAATTGAATCAATCCGTGATATGAAAGAAATGATAGAACGCGAACTGCAGCGCAAAAAGATGATGCACCGCAACATAAAACTTGGCCTTGGCGGTATCCGTGAGGTTGAGTTTATCGCTCAGGCCCATCAGCTAATTCGCGGGGGCAGAGACCCACATCTGCAGCAGCAAAGTCTGCTACCAGTTCTCGGCCATCTTCACGCCTCTGCTCTGATCTCAACTGAAGAATTTAACACTCTAACTAATGGCTATGCATTTTTACGACGCTGTGAAAATCGTCTGCAGATGTATACCGACCAACAAACCCATAACCTGCCCAAAAAATCACCGCAGCGGCTTATCCTTGCCTTCACTATGGGCTATACCGACTGGTCGACCTTTCACCGTCACTTGCAGAATCACATGCAGGCTATCCATAAAATTTTTCATGCACTTTTCATCTCTACAGCAGACCCGGAAGCTAGCCCGCCAACACGTAGCCTGGCCCACTTGTGGGGTAACGAACTTAATGAGGAAACAGCCTGTCAAATATTAATAGATAATCATTATAAAAAACCTGACGCACTGTTTTCCCGCCTGCGGGCATTTCGTTGCAGCTCCCTCTATAGCAGCCTCAGTACATCGGCAAGGCGTCGACTCGATCGTCTACTACCAGTTTTACTCTATGAGGTGGGCCATGTCGCTACGGATTCCGATGAAACCATTTTTCGTTGCTTCGACCTGCTTACTTCAATCGTCAGGCGTCCTGTCTATCTCTCCTTATTACTGGATAATGAGGCGGTACGACACCAGCTAATCCGTCTTACTGCTGCCAGCCCCTATGCTTCAGTATTAATTCAGCGTTATCCAGTCCTGCTTGATGATCTGCTTACCGGTTATTCGCTTGGCGATTTTACCTGTGTGGCATTATCTGCCGATCTTAGGAAGCGATTAGAGGCTACTGCACAGGGTGACCTGGAGTTGCAGATGGGCTTACTCAGGGAATTTAACCACAGCAAGCTCCTTGCTGTGGCCTTACTGGACATATCTGCCAGGCTTACTGCAAGTGAGACGGGTAGAGCCTTGTCTGCGATTGCTGAGGCCTGCACTAGAGAAAGCCTGAGACTGAGCATACGGGGCATAATTGCTAATCACGGCACGCTGGAGAATGGTAACCCAGCTAAAGTTCCTTTCTGCATCATCGCCTATGGCAAACTGGGCAGTCGGGAACTTGGTTTTGGTTCAGATCTGGATCTGGTCTTTGTTTCTGCCAATATTGCTGATTCAGTAAAAACATCGGGACCAAGAAAGGTTTTTGCCGCACAGTTTTTCGCACGAATCGGCCAACGCCTGGTTCATATAATGTCGATTCTCACACCGGCAGGCCGAATGTACAAAATAGACATGCGCCTGCGGCCAAGTGGAAATTCCGGGCCGTTGGTCACAAGCATCGGCCGACTACAACACTATCAGAGAGAGGACGCCTGGACCTGGGAGCACCAGGCCCTGGTCAGGGCGCGTGTCATTGCCGGTGATCCGGCGCTTGCAGAAACTTTTAACACCCTGCGAAAGGAGATTCTTTGTCGCTGGCGAGATGAAGAAAAACTACGAACTGATATTGTCAGCATGCGTGAAAAGATGCGTCAGGCAAAAAATACGCTTGATAGCAATAAATTTGACCTTAAACAGGGCCATGGAGGTATTGTTGACATCGAATTTATGGTGCAATATATGGTTCTGCGCTGGGCCCGTGAGTATCCACAGCTGGTTATGCACACGGAAACAATGGTGCTGCTTGATGTGCTTAAGAATCTTGAACTGCTGGCGCCGGAAACTCACCGGGTTTTGACCGGTGCTTTTTCAAGCTGGCTGGAGAAAAGCTATCAGTTGAAGTTAAATGAACAACAAGCAATGATACCTGCTGTGGCAGCAAATACTCTGTCTCGGCAGGTAACAGAAATCTGGAACACACTGCTTTCTGGAAAGCAATAA